CGCACATCTGCCCCGAGTTCCTGTGGAGGAACTTGATAAAACCCGAATTGTCGCGCGAATCTATATGGACTATATGGCTCAACAAGGAAATCCCCTTCAGCAtgcaaaactaagtaatttgagcaGGCGCTTACAAAATAACTTAGTTCGAGATTTGCTAGTTTGCCATCGTCAATAAAGAGTTCATTGCGATTCTTCACAAGAGAAGTGATTCCCCAAGTTACTTTATCTCCCTGATGAATGAGGTCGCGAGCACTATTTTCATCAAAGTATCGTGCGCCACCCTCTCCAGAATAGTTGGTCATGGTAGGTCCAGGCATGGTATTTGGAGTCGAATAATGGGTAGAGAAATAACTCGCTAACCAAGCATATACGTAGTGCACCGGAAAAGCCGCACGTGCACATCCTGGGGTAGCtgagtttgaaattttatcaAGCCCACGGTATATGCTTAGCAGGACAGGAACAGCAAGGCAAGTCTTACGACCGGCAGCCATCATACTAGCCATTTTGAAAGTTGATGGTCTAATATAGTGGGGGTCCTCATCTGGTAAAACAAAGACACAGAGCCAGCAAGATATAAATGCTGCAAGATAACTCTCTTCTCGCAAGTGAAGTTTAACTCCTATGGTATTAAATACACCATTGtcttgacttgaaaatttgCGCGGTTGTCCAATTTCGCCATCCGGATTTTGGGTTGCTTGAGCACGAGATGCCCTCTTTATCCTTCTCTGCTTTGGCTTTGAGTACCTGGTTTTGcctttaaaccagaaattaatcCACTGGTCAGCAGAAACTCCAGCTTTGTTGGATTCCCCACGTTGGAGATGATGTAAGGCTGCGAACAGATACTCACAACTTTGTGGAATATGccttaatttcttttcattaaCCCCAGTTAGCTCCTCCGCGCATGGGATTACCTCTTCATAGATACCCCCGATGATTGGAAGTCCCCCCAACTTGTGCAAGTCCCAAAGTGAAAGAGACAGTTCTCCAACAGATGTATGCAAGGTATTAGTGTCCGGACACCACGCCTCGCAGAATGCTCTAAGTACATGGAGGTTCCTATCATATGTGAAAAGCGAAGCATATAAGGCATCAAACAAGCAATTTTCACGGAGTTCTTGTTTGTTCCTGCCGAGAATATCCTCCAACCACTCCCAATAATTCTCGATGTAACTGAATGCACCACTGAGTCTCAAGGAAGGACCCCAATGTGCATCTCCATCTATGATCCGCCTGCCAAGGGTCTGAAAAGGAGTTGTCCTTGGCTCCTTATGATGAATAAGGGATTTCAAGGAGTGAACCTTCGTGCCATCATCTTGAGGAAGGTCGAGTGACCAATTCTTTAACTCTGGGTACTGGTGAGAAGGCCACTTACCTGAGTAACTTCCTTGTATAGGGGGATGCACTAATAATTTCGTTCCTTTGTCACCGGAGTCACCATCGCTGTCAGTGATaaggagatacttttcgtttgAAAAAGCGACTTCCTTGAACACCACCATTGCATCAAGATTAACCTGCagcaaaaggaaggaaaaagaaagtttggttAAAATGGCATGGTCGAAGATAGTAAAAGCTTCTTGAATTTTTGGGTGAGTTTTATTGAAGTGGGTAGTCGTGTCTTATTCTtcatgtactcctcaagccatgatatggctctcgtgggagtttgcggttgcgcGCCTTCTTCAAATAATtggctctcgtgggagtttgcggttgcaccttcttcaaatattggtCGCACCTCCTTGgtgtactcctcaagccataatatggctctcgtgggagtttgcggttgcgccttcttcaaatattggtCGCACCTCCTtcatgtactcctcaagccataatatggctctcgtgggagtttgcggttgcgccttcttcaaatattggtCGCACCTCCTTGgtgtactcctcaagccataatatggctctcgtgggagtttgcggttgcaccttcttcaaatttCTTGGTCGCACCTCCTTGgtgtactcctcaagccataatatggctctc
The DNA window shown above is from Coffea arabica cultivar ET-39 chromosome 5e, Coffea Arabica ET-39 HiFi, whole genome shotgun sequence and carries:
- the LOC140006646 gene encoding uncharacterized protein isoform X2 — its product is MVVFKEVAFSNEKYLLITDSDGDSGDKGTKLLVHPPIQGSYSGKWPSHQYPELKNWSLDLPQDDGTKVHSLKSLIHHKEPRTTPFQTLGRRIIDGDAHWGPSLRLSGAFSYIENYWEWLEDILGRNKQELRENCLFDALYASLFTYDRNLHVLRAFCEAWCPDTNTLHTSVGELSLSLWDLHKLGGLPIIGGIYEEVIPCAEELTGVNEKKLRHIPQSCEYLFAALHHLQRGESNKAGVSADQWINFWFKGKTRYSKPKQRRIKRASRAQATQNPDGEIGQPRKFSSQDNGVFNTIGVKLHLREESYLAAFISCWLCVFVLPDEDPHYIRPSTFKMASMMAAGRKTCLAVPVLLSIYRGLDKISNSATPGCARAAFPVHYVYAWLASYFSTHYSTPNTMPGPTMTNYSGEGGARYFDENSARDLIHQGDKVTWGITSLVKNRNELFIDDGKLANLELSYFVSACSNYLVLHAEGDFLVEPYSPYRFARQFGFYQVPPQELGADVRSTNYDLSRILWRTAIRSKTESKILFPSYPLNASKHTSSGFQTWWSTVHDDYLLKGRDTLIKSIQSSGEQKRSKGKELANLNNLSKVDNSLEMKQKTVRNEKEILKSSNNKVATLEDLTPNEQFSKGTSVRLPSKIVKAIDHDSCNSHEEKRSEPFDEEDEQSTSTDQHWKRKKSKLDDQDLIFIDDGEPSQISVEGPTAFELLAKQVISSTQQMGASENSKKAVEDGNVIQQITPQKVEHMTPSAQKKLKIFDPPSWPRAPRVSEFCPQNVISTCRRDYIQMLWNNLRVMISQTALERMPALEMKANEIIEEMQSFNAADISNLQGLLKAFFANAARYVAVKSSLSNKIPAESYDELLSTATQHLRDAQSKERQQAEKISTHMLKLKEIDREEVELRKRLEFLDTHRKETLSLLREEQDDLTRVQGVMVDLQNEVRKIENSPPLLAEESQTLDKMQALLESNQKELSLFEF
- the LOC140006646 gene encoding uncharacterized protein isoform X1, translated to MVVFKEVAFSNEKYLLITDSDGDSGDKGTKLLVHPPIQGSYSGKWPSHQYPELKNWSLDLPQDDGTKVHSLKSLIHHKEPRTTPFQTLGRRIIDGDAHWGPSLRLSGAFSYIENYWEWLEDILGRNKQELRENCLFDALYASLFTYDRNLHVLRAFCEAWCPDTNTLHTSVGELSLSLWDLHKLGGLPIIGGIYEEVIPCAEELTGVNEKKLRHIPQSCEYLFAALHHLQRGESNKAGVSADQWINFWFKGKTRYSKPKQRRIKRASRAQATQNPDGEIGQPRKFSSQDNGVFNTIGVKLHLREESYLAAFISCWLCVFVLPDEDPHYIRPSTFKMASMMAAGRKTCLAVPVLLSIYRGLDKISNSATPGCARAAFPVHYVYAWLASYFSTHYSTPNTMPGPTMTNYSGEGGARYFDENSARDLIHQGDKVTWGITSLVKNRNELFIDDGKLANLELSYFVSACSNYLVLHAEGDFLVEPYSPYRFARQFGFYQVPPQELGADVRSTNYDLSRILWRTAIRSKTESKILFPSYPLNASKHTSSGFQTWWSTVHDDYLLKGRDTLIKSIQSSGEQKRSKGKELANLNNLSKVDNSLEMKQKTVRNEKEILKSSNNKVATLEDLTPNEQFSKGTSVRLPSKIVKAIDHDSCNSHEEKRSEPFDEEDEQSTSTDQHWKRKKSKVMTFPLDDIGLDPKELFKDIPDISVPGISRVNILDDQDLIFIDDGEPSQISVEGPTAFELLAKQVISSTQQMGASENSKKAVEDGNVIQQITPQKVEHMTPSAQKKLKIFDPPSWPRAPRVSEFCPQNVISTCRRDYIQMLWNNLRVMISQTALERMPALEMKANEIIEEMQSFNAADISNLQGLLKAFFANAARYVAVKSSLSNKIPAESYDELLSTATQHLRDAQSKERQQAEKISTHMLKLKEIDREEVELRKRLEFLDTHRKETLSLLREEQDDLTRVQGVMVDLQNEVRKIENSPPLLAEESQTLDKMQALLESNQKELSLFEF